Proteins co-encoded in one Pseudomonas beijingensis genomic window:
- a CDS encoding MFS transporter has translation MQETKPTHVRYLILLMLFLVTTINYADRATIAIAGSSLQKDLGIDAVTLGYIFSAFGWAYVAGQIPGGWLLDRFGSKKIYALSIFTWSLFTVLQGYVGEFGMSTAVVALFMLRFLVGLAEAPSFPGNARIVAAWFPTAERGTASAIFNSAQYFATVLFAPLMGWIVYRFGWQHVFIVMGVIGIVFSLVWLKVIYSPRQHPMINEAEFNHIAANGAMVDMDQDKGKEKKADGPKWDYIRQLLTNRMMLGVYLGQYCINGITYFFLTWFPVYLVQERGMTILKAGFIASLPAICGFIGGVLGGVISDYLLRKGHSLTFARKTPIIAGLLVSSSIVACNYVDIEWMVVGFMALAFFGKGVGALGWAVVSDTSPKQIAGLSGGLFNTFGNLASITTPIVIGYIISATGSFKWALVFVGCNALVAVFSYLVIVGPIKRVVLKEPTAKDADLSSLSEAKS, from the coding sequence ATGCAAGAGACCAAGCCGACACACGTCCGCTATTTGATCCTGCTCATGCTGTTTTTGGTGACGACGATCAACTATGCCGACCGCGCGACCATCGCCATCGCAGGCTCCAGCCTGCAAAAAGACCTCGGCATCGATGCCGTCACCCTCGGTTATATCTTCTCCGCTTTCGGCTGGGCCTATGTGGCCGGGCAGATTCCCGGCGGCTGGCTGCTCGACCGTTTCGGGTCGAAAAAAATCTATGCGTTGAGCATTTTTACCTGGTCGCTGTTCACCGTGCTGCAAGGCTATGTGGGTGAATTCGGCATGTCCACGGCCGTGGTTGCGCTGTTCATGCTGCGCTTCCTGGTCGGGCTGGCCGAAGCGCCGTCCTTCCCGGGCAACGCACGGATCGTCGCCGCCTGGTTCCCCACCGCAGAACGTGGCACCGCCTCGGCGATCTTCAATTCGGCGCAGTATTTCGCCACGGTGTTGTTCGCACCGCTGATGGGCTGGATCGTCTACCGTTTCGGTTGGCAGCACGTGTTCATCGTGATGGGCGTGATCGGCATCGTGTTCTCGCTGGTTTGGCTGAAAGTGATCTACAGCCCGCGTCAGCACCCGATGATCAACGAGGCCGAGTTCAATCACATTGCCGCCAATGGCGCGATGGTCGATATGGACCAGGACAAGGGCAAGGAAAAGAAAGCCGACGGTCCGAAGTGGGATTACATCCGCCAACTGCTGACCAACCGCATGATGCTCGGCGTATACCTGGGCCAGTACTGCATCAACGGCATCACGTACTTCTTCCTGACCTGGTTCCCGGTGTACCTGGTGCAGGAACGCGGAATGACCATCCTCAAGGCTGGTTTCATCGCGTCCTTGCCGGCGATCTGCGGCTTCATCGGCGGCGTGCTCGGCGGGGTGATTTCCGATTACCTGCTGCGCAAGGGCCACTCGCTGACCTTCGCCCGCAAGACGCCGATCATCGCCGGCCTGCTGGTGTCCAGCAGCATCGTGGCGTGCAACTACGTGGACATCGAATGGATGGTGGTGGGCTTCATGGCCCTGGCCTTCTTCGGTAAAGGCGTCGGCGCACTGGGCTGGGCCGTGGTGTCCGACACGTCGCCAAAACAGATCGCCGGCTTGAGCGGTGGCCTGTTCAACACCTTCGGCAACCTGGCATCGATTACCACGCCAATCGTCATCGGCTACATCATCAGCGCCACGGGTTCGTTCAAGTGGGCACTGGTGTTCGTCGGTTGCAACGCGCTGGTGGCGGTGTTCAGCTACCTGGTCATCGTAGGGCCGATCAAGCGTGTGGTACTCAAGGAACCCACGGCCAAGGATGCCGACCTTTCCAGCCTGTCTGAAGCTAAATCCTGA
- the garD gene encoding galactarate dehydratase, with amino-acid sequence MQLIEHADSPRYIRLHERDNVVIVVNDQGVPAGTEFPDGLVTVDFVPQSHKVTLVDIPEGGEVIRYGQVIGYALQPIPRGSWVKEDQLRMPTAPPLDSLPLSTDVPLADAPLEGYTFEGYRNADGTVGTRNILGITTTVQCVTGVLDHAVKRIKDELLPKYPNVDDVVALTHSYGCGVAITATDAYIPIRTVRNLARNPNLGGEALVISLGCEKLQAGQVMHEGDSSVDLSEPWLYRLQDSSHGFTEMIEQIMELAETRLKKLDQRRRETVPASELILGMQCGGSDAFSGITANPALGYASDLLLRAGATVMFSEVTEVRDAIYLLTSRAQTQEVAQELVREMDWYDRYLAKGEADRSANTTPGNKKGGLSNIVEKSLGSIVKSGSSAINGVLGPGERFKQKGLIFCATPASDFVCGTLQLAAGMNLHVFTTGRGTPYGLAMAPVVKVSTRTELAQRWPDLIDIDAGRIATGRATIEELGWELFHYYLDVASGKKQTWAERHKLYNDITLFNPAPIT; translated from the coding sequence ATGCAACTGATTGAACATGCCGATTCGCCCCGTTACATCCGCTTGCATGAGCGGGACAACGTGGTGATCGTCGTCAATGACCAGGGCGTGCCGGCCGGGACCGAGTTCCCGGACGGGCTGGTCACCGTCGACTTCGTACCCCAGAGCCACAAGGTCACCCTGGTGGACATTCCCGAGGGAGGCGAGGTGATTCGCTACGGCCAGGTCATTGGCTACGCGCTGCAACCGATCCCTCGTGGCAGCTGGGTCAAGGAAGACCAACTGCGCATGCCCACCGCGCCGCCGTTGGACAGCCTGCCGTTGTCCACCGACGTGCCGTTGGCCGATGCGCCGCTGGAGGGCTACACCTTCGAGGGCTATCGCAACGCCGACGGGACTGTCGGCACGCGCAACATTCTGGGTATCACCACCACGGTGCAGTGCGTGACTGGCGTGTTGGACCACGCGGTCAAGCGCATCAAGGACGAGCTGTTGCCCAAGTACCCGAACGTCGATGACGTGGTGGCGCTGACCCACAGTTATGGCTGTGGCGTGGCGATCACCGCCACCGACGCCTACATCCCGATCCGCACCGTGCGCAACCTGGCACGCAACCCGAACCTGGGGGGCGAGGCACTGGTGATCAGCCTGGGCTGCGAGAAATTGCAGGCCGGGCAGGTGATGCATGAAGGCGACAGTTCGGTGGACCTCAGCGAGCCGTGGTTGTATCGCTTGCAGGATTCCAGTCACGGCTTTACCGAAATGATCGAGCAGATCATGGAGTTGGCTGAAACGCGCCTGAAGAAACTCGACCAGCGCCGTCGCGAAACCGTGCCGGCCTCGGAGCTGATCCTGGGCATGCAGTGCGGCGGCAGCGATGCGTTTTCCGGCATCACCGCCAACCCGGCTCTGGGCTATGCCTCGGATCTGTTGCTGCGGGCGGGGGCGACGGTGATGTTCTCTGAAGTCACCGAAGTGCGCGATGCGATTTACCTGCTGACCTCCCGGGCGCAAACCCAGGAAGTCGCCCAGGAGCTGGTGCGGGAAATGGACTGGTACGACCGCTACCTGGCCAAGGGCGAAGCCGATCGCAGTGCCAACACCACGCCGGGCAACAAGAAGGGCGGGCTGTCGAACATCGTCGAAAAATCCTTGGGCTCGATCGTCAAGTCCGGCAGCAGCGCGATCAACGGCGTGCTCGGCCCGGGCGAGCGCTTCAAGCAAAAGGGCCTGATCTTCTGCGCCACACCGGCCAGTGATTTTGTCTGCGGCACGTTGCAACTGGCGGCGGGGATGAACCTGCACGTGTTCACCACCGGCCGCGGCACGCCGTACGGCTTGGCCATGGCCCCGGTGGTGAAGGTCTCGACCCGCACCGAACTGGCCCAGCGCTGGCCGGACCTGATCGACATCGACGCCGGCCGGATCGCCACCGGACGGGCGACCATCGAAGAGTTGGGCTGGGAGCTGTTCCACTACTACCTGGACGTGGCCAGCGGCAAGAAACAGACCTGGGCCGAGCGGCACAAGCTGTACAACGACATCACCTTGTTCAACCCTGCGCCGATTACCTGA
- a CDS encoding AEC family transporter — translation MLAIFLETLNVTAPVFAMLFLGVLLKRINWINDNFIHIASSLVFNVTMPALLFLGILHADLHSALQPDLLIYFSIATLVSFAMAWGWAIWRCPREDRGIYTQGAFRGNNGVIGLALAASMYGDYGISLGSILAALVILFYNTLSTIVLAVYSPVIKSDPWSICKSVISNPLIISVIVAAPFAYWQIGLPNWFETSAKYLSQMTLPLALICIGGTLSLAALRKSGKMALSSSLVKMVGLPLVTTLGAWLWGFRGAELGILFLYFGSPTAAASYVMARAADGNHELAAAIIVITTLMAAITTNLGIFVLQWGGWI, via the coding sequence ATGCTGGCAATTTTCCTCGAAACCCTGAACGTCACCGCGCCGGTGTTCGCCATGCTGTTTCTGGGGGTGTTGCTCAAGCGCATCAACTGGATCAACGACAACTTCATCCACATCGCCTCGTCCCTGGTGTTCAACGTCACCATGCCGGCGCTGTTGTTCCTCGGCATCCTGCACGCCGACCTGCACTCGGCTTTGCAGCCTGACCTGTTGATCTATTTCTCTATCGCCACCCTGGTGAGCTTTGCGATGGCTTGGGGTTGGGCGATCTGGCGTTGCCCGCGGGAGGATCGCGGCATCTACACCCAGGGTGCGTTTCGCGGCAACAACGGGGTGATCGGCCTGGCGCTGGCGGCGAGCATGTATGGCGACTACGGGATTTCCCTGGGGTCGATTCTCGCGGCGTTGGTGATCCTGTTCTACAACACCTTGTCGACCATCGTGCTGGCGGTCTACAGCCCGGTGATCAAGTCCGATCCGTGGAGCATCTGCAAAAGCGTGATCAGCAACCCGCTGATCATCAGCGTGATCGTCGCCGCGCCGTTCGCCTATTGGCAGATCGGCCTGCCGAACTGGTTCGAGACCTCGGCCAAATACTTGTCGCAAATGACCTTGCCCCTGGCGCTGATCTGCATCGGCGGCACGCTGTCGCTGGCGGCCCTGCGCAAGAGCGGCAAAATGGCCTTGAGTTCGAGCCTGGTGAAAATGGTCGGCCTGCCGCTGGTGACCACCCTCGGTGCCTGGCTCTGGGGCTTTCGCGGGGCGGAACTGGGGATTCTGTTCCTGTACTTCGGCAGCCCCACCGCCGCCGCGAGCTATGTCATGGCCCGGGCGGCCGATGGCAACCATGAACTGGCGGCGGCGATCATCGTCATCACCACCTTGATGGCGGCGATTACCACCAACCTGGGGATCTTTGTGTTGCAGTGGGGTGGCTGGATCTAG
- a CDS encoding carboxymuconolactone decarboxylase family protein: MTDTPKTGLDMRRQVMGDAFVDRALGNATDFTQPLQDFVNEHAWGSVWSRDGLPLKTRSLITLAALTALKCPQELKGHVRGALNNGCTVEEIREALLHCAVYAGVPAAIDAFRAAQEVIDSYQKSE, encoded by the coding sequence ATGACCGACACTCCAAAGACCGGCCTGGACATGCGTCGCCAGGTCATGGGCGACGCGTTCGTCGACCGCGCCCTGGGCAACGCCACCGACTTCACCCAGCCGTTGCAGGACTTCGTCAACGAACACGCCTGGGGCAGCGTCTGGAGCCGCGACGGCCTGCCGCTGAAGACTCGCAGCCTGATCACCCTCGCCGCCCTCACCGCCCTCAAGTGCCCGCAGGAGCTCAAGGGTCATGTGCGTGGTGCACTGAACAATGGTTGCACGGTGGAAGAGATTCGCGAGGCGTTGCTGCATTGCGCGGTGTACGCGGGCGTGCCGGCGGCGATTGATGCGTTTCGGGCGGCGCAGGAAGTGATCGATAGTTATCAGAAATCTGAGTGA
- a CDS encoding calcium/sodium antiporter: protein MIELFGALLLLIGGAELLVRAAVGLAARLQVRPLIIGLTVVAFGSSAPQMAVSLQATLAQNADIAVGSVIGSGIFNILVTLGLSALIIPLRVSRQLVRLDIPLMIGASLLVFVLALNEELTRLDGAWLLLALAVYLGLLLRQSRHSARPHPVGGEVAHLSWFKSVLMIASGLAMLVFAGHLLLGAAVEVATDLGLSERIIGLTIVAVSTSLPELATSLIAALRGQRDIAVGNVIGSNLFNLLGVLGVTALAAPTPLSVSPNALDFDLPVMLGVAVLCLPVFYSGYRVTRAEGLLFLGLYLAYGLHVVSFTTGMPLAGQLERLMLFYVLPALLAFLLFTSLRAWRRQHHKRDLP, encoded by the coding sequence CTGATCGAATTGTTCGGCGCCCTGCTGTTGCTGATCGGCGGCGCCGAACTGCTGGTGCGCGCCGCCGTGGGCCTGGCGGCACGCTTGCAGGTACGGCCGCTGATCATCGGCCTGACCGTCGTCGCCTTCGGCAGCAGCGCGCCGCAAATGGCCGTCAGCCTGCAAGCGACCCTGGCGCAGAACGCCGACATCGCCGTGGGCAGCGTGATCGGCAGCGGCATCTTCAACATCCTCGTCACCCTCGGGCTGTCGGCGCTGATCATTCCGTTGCGCGTCTCGCGCCAACTGGTGCGCCTGGACATCCCGCTGATGATCGGTGCCAGCCTGCTGGTGTTCGTGCTGGCATTGAATGAAGAACTGACCCGATTGGACGGCGCCTGGCTGCTGCTGGCCCTGGCGGTGTACCTCGGGTTGTTGCTGCGCCAGTCGCGGCATTCGGCGCGTCCGCACCCGGTGGGGGGCGAGGTGGCCCACCTGTCCTGGTTCAAGAGTGTGCTGATGATTGCGTCGGGCCTGGCGATGCTGGTGTTCGCCGGGCACTTGTTGCTGGGTGCGGCAGTGGAAGTGGCGACGGACCTCGGGCTCTCGGAACGCATCATCGGCCTGACCATCGTCGCCGTCAGCACCTCGCTGCCTGAACTCGCCACTTCGCTGATCGCCGCCTTGCGGGGCCAGCGGGACATTGCCGTGGGCAACGTGATCGGCAGTAATCTGTTCAACCTGCTGGGCGTGCTGGGAGTCACCGCCCTCGCCGCACCCACGCCACTGTCGGTCTCGCCGAACGCCCTGGATTTCGACCTGCCGGTGATGCTCGGCGTGGCGGTGCTGTGCCTGCCGGTGTTCTATTCCGGTTATCGCGTCACCCGTGCCGAAGGCCTGCTGTTCCTGGGTTTGTACCTGGCCTATGGGCTGCACGTGGTGTCGTTCACCACCGGCATGCCCCTGGCCGGCCAACTGGAACGGCTGATGCTGTTCTATGTGCTGCCGGCCCTGCTCGCGTTTTTGCTGTTCACCTCCCTGCGCGCCTGGCGCCGCCAACACCACAAGAGGGATTTGCCATGA
- a CDS encoding septal ring lytic transglycosylase RlpA family protein: MKRLLGACALLSLLAGCASQSGTVDPHGYDQTGVASYYGARHHGKRTASGERFNQHGLTAAHRQLPFGTRVKVTNLKNNDSVVVRINDRGPYTRGRLIDVSREAAEQLGMLRSGTARVRVQALDD; this comes from the coding sequence ATGAAGCGTCTCCTCGGCGCCTGCGCCCTGCTGTCCCTGCTGGCCGGTTGCGCCAGCCAGAGCGGGACGGTCGATCCACACGGCTACGACCAGACCGGCGTCGCCTCTTATTACGGTGCCAGGCACCATGGCAAGCGCACCGCCAGCGGCGAGCGTTTCAATCAGCACGGCCTGACTGCCGCCCATCGCCAGTTGCCGTTTGGCACCCGGGTGAAAGTCACCAACCTGAAAAACAACGACAGCGTCGTGGTCCGCATCAACGACCGCGGCCCGTATACTCGTGGCCGTTTGATCGACGTATCCCGCGAAGCCGCCGAGCAACTGGGCATGTTGCGCAGCGGCACCGCGCGGGTGCGCGTGCAAGCCCTCGACGATTGA
- the gatB gene encoding Asp-tRNA(Asn)/Glu-tRNA(Gln) amidotransferase subunit GatB, with translation MQWEVVIGLEIHTQLTTRSKIFSGSSTTFGSEPNTQASLVDLGMPGVLPVLNQEAVRMAVMFGLAIDAEIGQHNVFARKNYFYPDLPKGYQISQMELPIVGKGHLDIALEDGTVKRVGITRAHLEEDAGKSLHEEFNGATGIDLNRAGTPLLEIVSEPDMRSAKEAVAYVKAIHALVRYLGICDGNMAEGSLRCDCNVSIRPKGQVEFGTRCEIKNVNSFRFIEKAINSEIQRQIELIEDGGKVIQQTRLYDPNKDETRPMRSKEEANDYRYFPDPDLLPVVIEDSFLNDVRATLPELPPQKRERFQAQFGLSSYDANVLATSREQADYFEKVVSIGGDAKLAANWVMVELGSLLNKQGLEIDESPVSAEQLGGMLVRIKDNTISGKIAKMVFEAMANGEGSADEIIEKRGLKQVTDTGAISAVLDEMLAANAEQVEQYRAADEAKRGKMFGFFVGQAMKASKGKANPQQVNELLKSKLEG, from the coding sequence ATGCAATGGGAAGTCGTGATCGGGCTGGAGATTCATACCCAGCTCACCACCCGGTCGAAAATCTTTTCCGGTAGCTCCACCACATTCGGTTCCGAGCCCAACACCCAGGCCAGCCTGGTGGACCTGGGCATGCCCGGCGTCTTGCCGGTGCTGAACCAGGAAGCGGTGCGCATGGCGGTGATGTTCGGCCTGGCGATTGACGCCGAGATCGGCCAGCACAACGTGTTCGCCCGCAAGAACTACTTCTACCCGGACCTGCCCAAGGGCTACCAGATCAGCCAGATGGAATTGCCGATCGTCGGCAAGGGCCACCTGGACATCGCCCTGGAAGACGGCACGGTCAAGCGCGTCGGCATCACCCGGGCGCACCTGGAAGAAGACGCCGGCAAGAGCCTGCACGAAGAATTCAACGGTGCCACCGGCATCGACCTGAACCGTGCCGGCACGCCGCTGCTGGAAATCGTTTCCGAGCCAGATATGCGCAGCGCCAAGGAAGCCGTGGCCTACGTCAAGGCGATCCACGCGCTGGTGCGCTACCTGGGCATCTGCGACGGCAACATGGCCGAAGGTTCGCTGCGCTGCGACTGCAACGTGTCGATCCGGCCCAAGGGCCAGGTTGAATTCGGCACCCGCTGCGAGATCAAGAACGTCAACTCGTTCCGCTTCATCGAGAAGGCGATCAACAGCGAGATCCAGCGCCAGATCGAACTGATCGAGGACGGCGGCAAGGTTATCCAGCAGACCCGCCTGTACGACCCGAACAAGGACGAGACCCGTCCGATGCGCAGCAAGGAAGAAGCCAACGACTACCGTTACTTCCCCGACCCGGACCTGCTGCCGGTGGTCATCGAGGATTCGTTCCTCAATGACGTGCGCGCCACCCTGCCGGAACTGCCACCGCAGAAACGCGAGCGCTTCCAGGCACAGTTCGGCCTGTCGAGCTATGACGCCAACGTCCTGGCCACCAGCCGCGAACAGGCCGATTACTTCGAGAAAGTCGTGAGCATTGGCGGCGACGCCAAGCTGGCGGCCAACTGGGTGATGGTCGAGTTGGGCAGCCTGTTGAACAAACAGGGCCTGGAAATCGATGAGTCGCCGGTCTCGGCCGAGCAACTGGGCGGCATGCTGGTGCGGATCAAGGACAACACCATTTCCGGCAAGATCGCCAAGATGGTGTTCGAAGCCATGGCCAATGGTGAAGGCAGCGCCGACGAGATCATCGAGAAGCGCGGCTTGAAGCAGGTCACCGACACCGGGGCGATCAGCGCCGTGCTCGATGAAATGCTCGCGGCCAACGCCGAGCAGGTCGAACAGTACCGTGCGGCAGACGAAGCCAAGCGCGGCAAGATGTTCGGCTTCTTTGTCGGCCAGGCCATGAAGGCCTCCAAGGGCAAGGCCAACCCGCAACAGGTCAACGAACTGCTCAAAAGCAAGCTCGAGGGCTGA
- the gatA gene encoding Asp-tRNA(Asn)/Glu-tRNA(Gln) amidotransferase subunit GatA, with protein sequence MHHMTLAEIARGLADKKFSSEELTQVLLARIAQLDPQLNSFISLTQELALNQAKTADARRAKGETGALLGAPIAHKDLFCTQGIRTSCGSKMLDNFKAPYDATVVAKLAAAGTVTLGKTNMDEFAMGSANESSYYGAVKNPWNLEHVPGGSSGGSAAAVAARLLPAATATDTGGSIRQPAAFTNLTGLKPTYGRVSRWGMIAYASSLDQGGPLARTAEDCAILLQGMAGFDPNDSTSIDEPVPDYSASLNGSLQGLRIGVPKEYFSAGLDPRIAELVHNSVKELEKLGAVIKEISLPNMQHAIPAYYVIAPAEASSNLSRFDGVRFGYRCENPENLVDLYKRSRGEGFGAEVQRRIMVGAYALSAGYYDAYYLKAQKIRRLVKNDFMAAFNEVDIILGPTTPNPAWKLGAKNSDPVAEYLEDVYTITANLAGLPGLSMPAGFVDGLPVGVQLLAPYFQEGRLLNVAHQYQLNTDWHTRTPTGF encoded by the coding sequence ATGCATCACATGACCCTGGCCGAGATCGCCCGCGGACTCGCCGATAAAAAGTTTTCCTCCGAAGAACTGACCCAGGTCCTGCTGGCGCGCATCGCCCAGCTCGACCCGCAGCTCAACAGCTTCATCAGCCTCACCCAGGAGCTGGCCCTGAACCAGGCCAAGACCGCCGACGCCCGTCGCGCCAAGGGTGAGACCGGCGCCCTGCTCGGTGCGCCGATTGCCCACAAGGACCTGTTCTGCACCCAGGGCATCCGCACCAGTTGCGGCTCGAAGATGCTCGACAACTTCAAGGCCCCGTACGATGCCACCGTGGTCGCCAAGCTGGCCGCCGCTGGCACCGTGACCCTGGGCAAGACCAACATGGACGAATTCGCCATGGGCTCGGCCAACGAGTCGAGCTACTACGGCGCGGTGAAGAACCCGTGGAACCTGGAACACGTACCGGGCGGCTCGTCCGGCGGTTCCGCCGCCGCCGTGGCCGCGCGCCTGTTGCCGGCCGCCACCGCCACCGATACCGGTGGCTCGATTCGCCAGCCAGCAGCGTTCACCAACCTCACCGGCCTGAAGCCGACCTACGGTCGCGTTTCGCGCTGGGGCATGATCGCCTACGCCTCCAGCCTCGACCAGGGTGGCCCGTTGGCGCGCACCGCCGAAGACTGCGCGATCCTGCTGCAAGGCATGGCCGGCTTCGACCCGAACGACTCCACCAGCATCGATGAGCCCGTTCCGGACTACAGCGCCAGCCTCAACGGTTCGCTGCAAGGTTTGCGCATCGGCGTGCCGAAGGAATACTTCAGCGCCGGTCTCGACCCACGCATCGCCGAGCTGGTCCACAACAGCGTCAAGGAGCTGGAGAAGCTCGGCGCGGTCATCAAGGAAATCAGCCTGCCGAACATGCAGCACGCGATTCCTGCGTACTACGTGATCGCCCCGGCGGAAGCGTCCTCGAACCTGTCGCGCTTCGACGGCGTGCGCTTCGGCTATCGCTGCGAGAACCCGGAAAACCTGGTCGACCTGTACAAGCGCTCCCGTGGCGAAGGCTTCGGTGCCGAAGTGCAGCGCCGGATCATGGTCGGCGCCTATGCGCTGTCCGCCGGCTACTACGATGCCTACTACCTCAAGGCGCAGAAAATCCGCCGCCTGGTGAAGAACGACTTCATGGCCGCCTTCAACGAGGTCGACATCATCCTCGGCCCGACCACGCCGAACCCGGCCTGGAAACTCGGCGCCAAGAACAGCGACCCGGTCGCCGAGTACCTGGAAGACGTCTACACCATCACCGCCAACCTCGCCGGCTTGCCGGGCCTGTCCATGCCGGCCGGCTTCGTCGATGGCTTGCCGGTGGGCGTGCAATTGCTCGCGCCGTATTTCCAGGAAGGCCGCCTGTTGAACGTTGCCCATCAGTATCAGTTGAACACTGACTGGCACACCCGCACCCCAACCGGCTTCTGA
- the gatC gene encoding Asp-tRNA(Asn)/Glu-tRNA(Gln) amidotransferase subunit GatC, which yields MALERSDVEKIAHLACLGLNEADLPHITSALNSILGLVDEMQAVNTDGIEPLAHPLEASQRLRADVVTESNHREAYQSIAPAVENGLYLVPKVID from the coding sequence ATGGCGCTTGAACGCTCCGACGTGGAAAAAATCGCTCATCTGGCCTGTCTGGGCCTCAATGAAGCCGATCTTCCACACATTACTTCTGCCCTGAACAGCATTCTGGGGCTGGTCGACGAGATGCAGGCGGTCAACACCGACGGTATCGAACCCCTGGCCCACCCACTGGAAGCCAGCCAGCGCCTGCGCGCCGACGTCGTGACCGAGTCCAATCACCGCGAGGCCTACCAGTCCATCGCACCAGCGGTCGAAAACGGCCTGTACCTGGTTCCGAAAGTCATCGACTAA
- the mreB gene encoding rod shape-determining protein MreB gives MFKKLRGMFSSDLSIDLGTANTLIYVRERGIVLNEPSVVAIRTHGNQKSVVAVGTEAKRMLGRTPGNIAAIRPMKDGVIADFSVCEKMLQYFINKVHENSFLQPSPRVLICVPCKSTQVERRAIRESALGAGAREVFLIEEPMAAAIGAGLPVEEARGSMVVDIGGGTTEIALISLNGVVYAESVRVGGDRFDEAIITYVRRNYGSLIGESTAERIKQEIGTAYPGGEVREVDVRGRNLAEGVPRAFTLNSNEVLEALQESLATIVQAVKSALEQSPPELASDIAERGLVLTGGGALLRDLDKLLAQETGLPVIVAEDPLTCVARGGGRALEMMDKHTMDLLSSE, from the coding sequence ATGTTCAAGAAACTGCGTGGCATGTTTTCCAGCGATCTTTCCATCGACCTGGGCACTGCCAACACCCTTATTTACGTGCGCGAGCGCGGTATCGTCCTGAATGAACCCTCGGTCGTGGCCATCCGCACCCATGGTAACCAGAAGAGTGTCGTGGCTGTCGGTACGGAAGCCAAGCGCATGCTGGGCCGTACACCGGGCAACATCGCGGCCATTCGCCCCATGAAGGACGGCGTGATCGCCGACTTCAGCGTCTGCGAGAAGATGCTGCAGTACTTCATCAACAAGGTTCACGAAAACAGTTTCCTGCAGCCCAGCCCTCGTGTGCTGATCTGCGTGCCATGCAAGTCCACCCAGGTAGAGCGTCGCGCCATCCGTGAATCGGCCCTCGGTGCCGGTGCCCGTGAAGTGTTCCTGATCGAAGAGCCCATGGCCGCTGCCATCGGTGCCGGCCTGCCGGTGGAAGAAGCCCGCGGCTCGATGGTCGTCGACATCGGTGGCGGTACCACTGAAATCGCACTGATCTCTCTCAACGGTGTGGTCTACGCCGAATCCGTACGTGTGGGCGGCGACCGTTTCGACGAAGCGATCATCACTTATGTGCGTCGCAACTACGGCAGCCTGATCGGCGAATCCACCGCCGAGCGCATCAAGCAGGAAATCGGCACGGCCTATCCGGGCGGTGAAGTGCGTGAAGTCGACGTACGCGGTCGCAACCTGGCCGAAGGCGTTCCACGGGCCTTTACCCTCAACTCCAACGAAGTGCTCGAAGCGTTGCAGGAATCGCTGGCGACCATCGTCCAGGCCGTCAAGAGCGCCCTGGAGCAGTCGCCGCCGGAGCTGGCCTCGGACATCGCCGAGCGCGGCCTGGTGCTGACCGGTGGTGGTGCGCTGTTGCGTGACCTCGACAAGCTGCTGGCCCAGGAAACCGGCCTGCCGGTGATCGTGGCCGAAGACCCGTTGACCTGCGTTGCCCGCGGCGGTGGCCGTGCATTGGAAATGATGGACAAGCACACCATGGACCTGCTCTCCAGCGAATAA